One window of Candidatus Obscuribacterales bacterium genomic DNA carries:
- a CDS encoding aminotransferase class I/II-fold pyridoxal phosphate-dependent enzyme, which translates to MQVVKEYVQKWYESGLDPEEFICHGKDGNLVDIEDAATGDRRTVLTFCTNDVLGLTQNPAVQQAAIDSILQYGTSNSSCSVLSGRIDLHRQLENEISEFKHLEHTQLFLNAWMALQALMDAFCHLAIPVPGFQHTRETIIFTDVLNHGCIVSAISNAGTRSGKLFGHSPRVRVRAYRHCDMDDLARKMKRYVRPDDRIMVISDAVFSMDGDIAPLPEMIDIMSHYEGSVLVMDEAHASGALGATGRGIYEHFGLLPQHAIERGVIPLIMTTFSKFAASAGAAISSHVAELKPLLNVSPTSIGTISLPPPTTAAALESIRQVRQTPELVGRLHENTRYLRSRLTDLGFDAIGETNVVPVLLPPEINPKEFGQKIMNDYGIWISPIWFIAKPRMRITVNARHTQEELDRLVAGMVGTRDALLCKQTLTA; encoded by the coding sequence AAGATGGAAACTTAGTCGATATTGAAGATGCTGCAACAGGCGATCGCCGTACGGTTTTAACCTTTTGCACCAATGATGTGTTGGGGCTCACGCAAAATCCAGCCGTCCAGCAGGCCGCCATTGATTCCATTCTGCAATATGGCACCTCCAACAGCTCTTGCTCGGTGCTGAGTGGGCGAATTGACCTCCATCGCCAGCTAGAAAACGAAATTTCTGAGTTCAAGCATCTTGAACATACCCAGCTTTTCCTAAATGCCTGGATGGCTCTGCAAGCCTTGATGGATGCCTTTTGCCATCTAGCCATCCCCGTGCCTGGGTTTCAGCATACCCGCGAGACCATTATCTTCACCGATGTGCTCAACCACGGCTGCATCGTCTCCGCCATTTCCAACGCCGGCACCCGCTCCGGCAAGCTGTTTGGCCATAGCCCTCGGGTGAGAGTTCGCGCCTATCGCCATTGCGACATGGACGACCTCGCCCGCAAGATGAAGCGCTACGTACGTCCCGACGATCGCATCATGGTGATTTCCGATGCCGTCTTCTCCATGGATGGCGACATCGCTCCCCTGCCGGAGATGATTGACATCATGTCTCACTACGAAGGCAGCGTTTTGGTGATGGACGAAGCCCATGCCAGCGGAGCCCTCGGTGCCACCGGTCGCGGCATCTACGAACACTTTGGCTTGCTGCCCCAGCACGCCATCGAGCGCGGCGTGATTCCGTTGATTATGACCACCTTCTCCAAGTTTGCCGCCTCGGCCGGTGCTGCCATCAGCAGCCACGTGGCAGAGCTGAAACCCTTGCTGAATGTGTCGCCCACATCCATCGGCACCATCTCCCTGCCGCCGCCGACCACCGCCGCTGCCCTAGAAAGCATCCGCCAAGTGCGCCAAACCCCTGAACTGGTGGGTCGCCTGCATGAAAATACCCGCTACCTGCGATCGCGCCTGACGGATCTAGGCTTTGATGCCATCGGCGAAACCAACGTGGTGCCTGTCCTCCTGCCGCCGGAGATCAACCCGAAGGAATTTGGGCAAAAGATCATGAATGACTATGGCATCTGGATTTCGCCCATTTGGTTTATTGCCAAGCCCCGGATGCGGATCACGGTCAATGCTCGCCACACCCAAGAAGAACTCGATCGGCTCGTGGCTGGCATGGTAGGCACCCGCGATGCCCTCCTCTGCAAGCAAACCCTCACGGCTTAG